One stretch of Heliangelus exortis chromosome 24, bHelExo1.hap1, whole genome shotgun sequence DNA includes these proteins:
- the LOC139807135 gene encoding digestive cysteine proteinase 1-like: MGALCWLLASALCIAIRGQDQGFSRPHPQFGSIYHVRGVINLPYAEIEEPFEAWYNQTGNKSRIQYYDGQVITYQLAGVKPYGMLYKITPETTEKEVNTRKCFQLPGSKEDVVRAQSVFPSMDGFKFLREEYFQGRYCAVWQNVTHWAQKKNVYTMWVTNSSCGVAPVHYEMRGYNTLLGSHYDKYEISYTDFDNSFPSSVFDPPINETKKCGVLPGSVAEHRVLANPMEDLVGQHQPRAHRVFHQYRRRLGRNYSSVRELEHRQSIFVHNMRFVHSKNRAALSYTLALNHLADRTAQELSALRGHRPSGTPNHGQPFPTHLYTGLILPESLDWRMYGAVTPVKDQAVCGSCWSFATTGAMEGALFLKTGVLTPLSQQVLIDCSWGFGNYACDGGEEWRAYEWIKKHGGISSTESYGTYKGQNGLCHYNQSEMLAKITGYVNVTSGNITAVKAAIYKHGPVAVSIDASHRTFSFYSNGVYYEPKCGNVSGMLDHAVLAVGYGVLQGETYWLIKNSWSTYWGNDGYILMAMKDNNCGVATEATYPILA; the protein is encoded by the exons ATGGGTGCTCTCTGCTGGCTTCTGGCCTCTGCGCTCTGCATCGCCATCCGGG GACAGGACCAGGGGTTCTCCCGCCCACACCCCCAGTTTGGCTCCATCTACCACGTCCGAG GTGTCATTAACCTGCCCTATGCTGAGATCGAGGAGCCCTTTGAAGCCTGGTACAACCAGACAGGAAACAAGAGCCGGATCCAGTACTACGATG GGCAGGTGATCACCTACCAGCTGGCGGGGGTGAAGCCCTATGGGATGCTGTACAAGATCACACCAGAGACCACCGAGAAGGAGGTGAACACCAGGAAATGTTTCCAGCTGCCTGGCTCCAAGGAGGATGTGGTCAGGGCACAGAGCGTCTTCCCCAGCATGGATGGCTTCAAG TTCCTGCGGGAGGAATACTTCCAGGGTCGGTACTGTGCTGTCTGGCAGAACGTCACCCACTGGGCACAGAAGAAGAACGTTTACACCATGTGGGTGACCAACTCCAGCTGTGGTGTGGCCCCAGTCCACTATGAGATGCGGGGCTACAACACCCTGCTGGGCTCCCATTACGACAAATATGAGATCTCCTACACTGACTTTGACAACAGCTTCCCCTCCTCTGTCTTCGACCCCCCCATCAACG AGACAAAGAAGTGTGGGGTGCTACCAGGGAGCGTGGCAGAGCACCGGGTGCTGGCAAACCCCATGGAGGACCTGGTGGGACAGCACCAACCTCGGGCCCACCGGGTTTTCCACCAGTACCGCCGGCGCTTGGGGCGGAATTACAGCTCTGTGCGGgagctggagcacaggcagagcatcTTTGTCCACAACATGAG GTTTGTGCACTCCAAGAACCGAGCTGCCCTCTCCTACACCCTGGCCCTCAACCACCTCGCTGACCGCACAGCCCAGGAGCTCTCTGCTCTGCGGGGACACCGACCCAGTGGGACCCCCAACCACGGGCAGCCCTTCCCCACCCACCTCTACACCGGCCTCATCCTGCCCGAGAGCCTGGACTGGCGCATGTATG GTGCCGTGACCCCCGTCAAGGACCAAGCAgtctgtgggtcctgctggAGCTTTGCCACCACGGGGGCAATGGAGGGTGCCCTTTTCCTCAAG ACCGGCGTGCTGACCCCCCTGTCCCAACAAGTCCTCATCGACTGCTCCTGGGGTTTTGGGAACTACGCCTGTGATGGGGGTGAGGAGTGGAGAGCCTACGAGTGGATCAAGAAGCACGGGGGCATCTCCAGCACCGAGTCCTATGGCACCTACAAGGGGCAG AATGGCTTGTGCCACTACAACCAGTCTGAGATGCTGGCCAAGATCACGGGCTACGTCAATGTCACCTCGGGCAACATCACAGCAGTCAAAGCTGCCATCTACAAGCACGGCCCCGTGGCTGTCAGCATCGATGCCTCTCACAGAACCTTCTCCTTCTACTCCAACGGTGTCTACTATGAGCCCAAGTGTG GAAACGTGTCAGGGATGTTGGACCACGCAGTGCTGGCCGTGGGCTACGGAGTCCTGCAGGGAGAGACCTACTGGCTCATCAAGAACTCCTGGTCCACCTACTGGGGCAACGATGGCTACATCCTCATGGCCATGAAGGACAACAACTGTGGGGTGGCCACAGAAGCCACCTACCCCATCCTGGCCTGA